Proteins from a single region of Candidatus Methylomirabilota bacterium:
- the grdA gene encoding glycine/sarcosine/betaine reductase complex selenoprotein A: protein MELRGKKVIVLGERDGVQGTAIANCARSAGAEVVLEQTHCFVUTAAGALGLEGQEEIKRTVERVGTTDVVVLLGTPTVDSSRLYAMTVTDGDPTWAGPLAGAALGLPVYHVIESEVRSQIDEGVYRAEVGIAEMALEDPDQIVAAVQEVRRTAAPGDGAA, encoded by the coding sequence ATGGAGCTGCGGGGCAAGAAGGTGATCGTGCTGGGCGAGCGCGACGGCGTCCAGGGGACGGCCATCGCCAACTGCGCCCGCAGCGCGGGGGCGGAGGTGGTGCTCGAGCAGACGCACTGCTTCGTCTGAACGGCCGCGGGCGCGCTTGGCCTGGAGGGCCAAGAGGAGATCAAGCGCACCGTCGAGCGGGTCGGGACCACGGACGTGGTCGTCCTGCTGGGTACGCCGACCGTCGACAGCAGCCGCCTCTACGCGATGACCGTCACCGACGGCGACCCGACGTGGGCCGGGCCGCTGGCCGGAGCGGCGCTGGGCCTGCCCGTCTACCACGTCATCGAATCGGAGGTCCGGTCCCAGATCGACGAGGGCGTCTATCGGGCCGAGGTCGGCATCGCCGAGATGGCGCTGGAGGATCCCGACCAGATCGTGGCGGCCGTCCAGGAGGTGCGACGGACCGCGGCGCCTGGCGACGGCGCGGCGTAG